Proteins encoded within one genomic window of Scheffersomyces stipitis CBS 6054 chromosome 3, complete sequence:
- a CDS encoding predicted protein, with protein sequence MPQHIVVSQPSDDSGLTSPIVASTQGSSNYQQVPNQHNNHYLNSNANSNTNSTNNLIVNLGSPRGASGPISPRNSFSTTSAASNNHVRELRQRASIATSSPFAGNYTTSALSSQAQRSPTLPARAMHSTPGNRHSFSDYSFPASPSGTSSYNNEQIIDLMEREQDAIVLKLMREIDALKNENKMLKMGSSAPSSAMNSSSSISAPSQNSTNSNFRRASSLSRSARSSISSVSSISSVSSAINPQPPQVQTVSGTKRNNSCTINSLDKKSKSDVARYEEVVDENRALKREMCRLQREIEQMRRS encoded by the coding sequence ATGCCGCAACACATCGTAGTATCCCAGCCCAGTGACGACTCCGGCTTAACCTCTCCAATCGTTGCATCTACTCAAGGGTCCCTGAACTACCAACAGGTTCCAAACCAGCACAATAACCACTACTTAAATAGCAACGCCAATAGCAACACGAATAGCACGAATAATCTCATTGTCAACCTAGGGTCACCCCGCGGTGCTTCGGGACCGATATCTCCCCGTAATTCGTTTTCGACTACCTCTGCTGCTTCTAATAACCACGTACGGGAATTGAGACAACGTGCGTCCATTGCCACCTCGTCTCCTTTCGCTGGAAACTACACCACCTCTGCGTTGTCTAGTCAAGCTCAGAGATCGCCGACTTTACCAGCCCGTGCCATGCATTCTACACCAGGAAATAGACACTCCTTTTCAGACTACAGCTTCCCAGCAAGTCCATCGGGAACTTCTTCCTACAACAACGAACAGATCATAGACTTGATGGAAAGAGAACAAGACGCCATAGTCTTAAAACTCATGCGTGAAATCGATGCCTTAAAGAATGAAAACAAGATGCTCAAGATGGGGTCGTCTGCACCAAGCTCCGCCATGaactcgtcttcttctatctCTGCGCCATCTCAGAATCTGACTAATAGCAACTTCCGCagagcttcttctctttccagAAGTGCAAGAAGCTCCATAAGCTCTGTCAGTTCCATCAGCTCAGTTTCTAGCGCTATCAATCCACAGCCGCCACAGGTCCAGACCGTCTCTGGCACCAAGCGCAACAACAGTTGCACAATAAACTCATTAGACAAAAAGAGCAAGCTGGATGTTGCCCGTTACGAAGAGGTCGTAGATGAAAACCGGGCACTCAAGCGTGAGATGTGTCGCTTACAGAGAGAAATCGAGCAAATGCGCCGGTCATAA
- the RTT109 gene encoding Regulator of Ty1 Transposition produces MDSLLSRIADVIPVSVNVQLFHIQSKPVSVRSPVHFSSRDPHKPQTFKIRHFLQLLSNADLVVLGIEVFVYVQVFKEKVERFIFISKCDTVGSTQLDFRVGDVIKQFLTWLIDFNLYDYKIKQSSKGENEEDEERKPNTLSSIVEKLNDPNYYNSISYYNKDPTKHARSTPLLQLPEVETVKLVLFTRAANQYLYPNSHKNAHKHCLSGVQLLKWWIKTIDSIVSNKWECKVAIPGHPVHFNAKFIESTKNPWYLGHIFSPADAKAVYTIPLFPDDPKGRFLEHLIVENRYRDVNVEQFYEELGYRQEFLLGELVGLIGCELDNVKLVQKEAATPENSDTFVSISQYKQVINLIKGEDYSIASDVQSLVRTKLPELIRRQNMKGVDYHKIVGKSSTTAVRAKRPPEAATTINTLTVKKRTKVNNLNSLVRKK; encoded by the coding sequence ATGGACAGCCTATTGCTGCGCATAGCAGATGTGATCCCGGTGCTGGTCAATGTGCAATTGTTTCATATCCAGTCGAAGCCTGTGTCCGTCAGATCGCCAGTGCATTTTTCTTCTCGGGATCCCCACAAACCACAGACATTTAAGATCAGACATTTTCTCCAGTTGCTAAGCAATGCCGATTTAGTGGTGCTAGGAATTGAGGTCTTTGTATATGTACAAGTTTTCAAGGAGAAAGTCGAACgtttcatcttcatctcgAAGTGTGACACGGTTGGCTCGACACAATTGGACTTTAGGGTGGGCGACGTAATAAAGCAATTTTTGACGTGGTTGATtgatttcaacttgtacGACTACAAGATTAAACAGAGCAGCAAAggtgaaaatgaagaagacgaagagcGAAAACCCAATACCCtctcttcaattgtagagaaattgaacgaTCCTAACTATTACAACTCTATTTCGTACTACAACAAGGATCCAACTAAGCACGCCAGAAGCAcacctcttcttcaattgccAGAGGTTGAAACAGTGAAGTTAGTTTTATTCACTCGAGCTGCAAATCAGTATTTGTATCCAAATTCACACAAAAATGCACATAAACATTGCCTAAGCGGAGTTCAATTACTCAAATGGTGGATCAAGACTATTGACCTGATTGTTTCAAACAAGTGGGAATGCAAAGTAGCCATACCAGGTCATCCTGTTCATTTCAATGCGAAATTCATCGAGTCCACAAAGAACCCATGGTATTTGGGCCACATTTTCAGTCCAGCAGACGCCAAAGCTGTATATACAATTCCACTTTTCCCAGACGACCCAAAGGGTAGATTCTTGGAACATTTGattgttgaaaatagaTACAGAGATGTCAATGTAGAACAGTTCTACGAGGAGCTTGGCTATAGACAAGAGTTCCTTCTAGGAGAATTGGTTGGACTTATTGGTTGCGAGTTGGACAACGTGAAATTGGTTCAGAAAGAAGCTGCTACCCCAGAAAATTCTGATACATTTGTGTCTATTCTGCAATACAAGCAGGTTATCAATCTCATCAAAGGCGAGGACTACAGTATAGCATCAGACGTTCAATCTCTTGTAAGGACGAAGCTTCCAGAGTTGATACGCAGGCAAAACATGAAAGGTGTAGATTACCATAAGATCGTCGGTAAGAGTTCTACTACAGCTGTAAGAGCAAAACGACCACCAGAAGCTGCTACAACCATTAACACTTTAACAGTTAAGAAACGCACGAAAGTAAATAATTTAAATAGCCTTGTTCGGAAAAAGTAA